Proteins co-encoded in one Haladaptatus sp. ZSTT2 genomic window:
- a CDS encoding DUF3100 domain-containing protein has translation MTSDSSRWEPIRTAGRWSAHLRTHGTVFAIVVVAELIGTQVFPLGPGQVVLLPMLFAVIFGILLSYSVLGKVVEPLRNVVSKDVSKIASPLLIIALMPLGVKYGSLVAPAFYSLVEAGPAFVLQEFGNLATILFALPLALALGLKREAIGGAVSIAREPTLGVITDKYGIDSAEGRGVLGTYMTGTVLGTVFFGILGGFAPATGLHPLSLSMACGMGSASMMTACSSSLANVVTTVPKEDILAFASTSNLLTGITGLYMVLFIGLPVINRLYAKLAPLFGGDD, from the coding sequence ATGACTTCTGACTCATCACGGTGGGAGCCAATCCGCACCGCCGGGCGCTGGTCTGCACACCTGCGGACCCACGGAACCGTTTTCGCAATCGTCGTCGTCGCAGAACTCATCGGAACACAGGTCTTCCCCCTCGGACCGGGGCAGGTCGTTTTACTCCCGATGCTGTTCGCCGTCATCTTCGGCATTCTGCTCAGCTACAGCGTGCTCGGCAAAGTCGTCGAGCCGCTTCGCAACGTCGTTTCGAAGGACGTGAGCAAGATTGCCTCGCCGCTGCTCATCATCGCGCTCATGCCACTCGGCGTGAAGTACGGCTCACTCGTCGCCCCTGCCTTCTACAGTCTCGTCGAAGCAGGCCCGGCGTTCGTCCTCCAAGAGTTCGGCAACCTCGCCACGATTCTGTTCGCGCTGCCACTCGCCCTTGCGCTCGGACTGAAGCGCGAAGCAATCGGTGGGGCAGTGAGCATCGCTCGGGAGCCGACCCTCGGCGTCATCACCGACAAGTACGGAATCGACTCGGCTGAGGGCCGTGGCGTTCTCGGTACCTACATGACCGGAACCGTCCTCGGCACCGTCTTCTTCGGCATCCTCGGCGGGTTCGCCCCCGCAACGGGCCTGCACCCACTGTCGCTGTCGATGGCCTGTGGGATGGGGTCTGCGAGCATGATGACGGCGTGTTCGTCGTCACTCGCAAACGTCGTCACGACCGTCCCCAAAGAGGACATCCTCGCATTTGCAAGCACGAGCAACCTGCTGACCGGCATCACGGGCCTGTACATGGTGCTGTTCATCGGTCTGCCGGTCATCAACCGACTCTATGCGAAACTCGCTCCGCTGTTCGGAGGTGACGACTGA